A portion of the Halobacillus ihumii genome contains these proteins:
- a CDS encoding endonuclease/exonuclease/phosphatase family protein, with the protein MRKVWNVLILLPVLFMMVGSLLSSPLEAFASEKSSQAAETELRVMTFNLRYLNDSDPSPHTWEERRSTVRQVIRMEQPGIIGTQEAVYQQVQHVGSDLANYKWIGLGREGGSKGEFMAVYYNENRFTPLEYDHYWLSDTPHIVGSTSWGNTIPRMVTWVKFHDTKTDQSFYFVNTHFDHISEEAREKSAALINQKVKEFDSELPVILTGDFNASPSSKPYEILTNEGPFVDTWTAADTRINEHLGTFNGFNDPTGGGPDKRIDWILSTENVTTQSSEIVNFRKSGQYPSDHYPVISDLTLQY; encoded by the coding sequence GTGAGGAAAGTATGGAATGTTTTAATTTTACTGCCAGTTTTATTTATGATGGTCGGCAGCTTACTATCCAGTCCACTAGAGGCTTTTGCTTCTGAAAAAAGTAGTCAAGCTGCTGAAACAGAGTTAAGAGTGATGACGTTCAATTTAAGATATTTAAATGATAGTGATCCCTCTCCCCATACGTGGGAGGAAAGACGTTCAACAGTGCGCCAGGTCATCAGAATGGAACAACCTGGTATCATTGGGACACAAGAGGCTGTCTATCAACAGGTTCAACATGTTGGTTCTGATTTAGCGAACTATAAATGGATTGGGCTAGGCAGAGAGGGAGGCAGCAAGGGAGAATTTATGGCAGTATATTATAATGAGAACCGGTTTACGCCACTGGAATACGACCATTATTGGTTATCAGATACTCCACATATTGTTGGTTCTACTTCTTGGGGAAATACGATTCCACGGATGGTTACATGGGTGAAATTTCACGATACCAAAACAGATCAATCATTTTATTTTGTTAACACACACTTTGACCACATATCTGAGGAAGCGAGAGAGAAGAGTGCAGCATTAATCAATCAAAAAGTAAAAGAGTTCGACTCTGAGCTCCCTGTTATCTTAACGGGAGATTTTAATGCCAGTCCTAGTAGTAAGCCTTACGAAATCCTTACAAATGAGGGGCCATTTGTGGATACTTGGACTGCAGCAGATACGAGAATTAACGAACATCTAGGCACATTTAATGGATTTAATGATCCTACCGGCGGAGGACCGGACAAGCGGATTGACTGGATTCTATCAACTGAGAATGTAACAACCCAATCCAGTGAAATTGTGAACTTCCGAAAGAGCGGCCAATACCCTAGTGACCATTACCCTGTTATTTCAGATTTGACTCTACAATACTAG
- a CDS encoding DUF346 domain-containing protein: MFRHPYEQPPYMPAYYYAPPQTYTRQQPSLQEMMQLLRTQHNNLYTQLEQAGMNRGIIDYVFSLAVSFTLNQADTNQSASQIYSQFQSRIPWLNLFFRQFGITPNVAQRILTRVIQITLDAIGGGGGQPQPGPGQGWSNWESLGGTLTSGPAAASWQPNRLDVFARGTSDRLYHKWWNGRQWSDWENLGGTLTSAPAAVSWGPNRIDVFARGTDDTLYHKWWNGSQWSDWESLGGTLTSAPAVSSRRSNQLDVFVRGTNNRLYKKTWNGSRWEDWEDLGGSLSSAPAAVSWGPNRIDVFARGQNQNLIHKWWNGSNWSNWESLGGTLTSGPAVSSTRPNQLQVFVRGTNRNLYMRTWNGSMWSNWQNLGGSLNSEPAAVSWGPNRTDVFARGDNRELIHIYRGQ, from the coding sequence ATGTTTAGACATCCATATGAGCAGCCCCCATACATGCCAGCTTACTACTACGCCCCGCCTCAAACCTATACGCGCCAGCAACCGAGTTTACAGGAAATGATGCAGCTGCTTCGTACGCAGCACAACAACTTATATACCCAGCTCGAGCAAGCCGGGATGAACCGCGGTATTATTGATTATGTATTTTCACTTGCAGTCAGTTTCACACTTAACCAGGCTGACACCAACCAATCCGCCAGCCAAATCTACAGCCAATTTCAATCAAGAATTCCATGGCTGAACCTGTTCTTCAGACAATTTGGGATTACTCCAAATGTCGCCCAGCGAATTTTGACCCGCGTCATTCAAATCACTCTGGATGCGATTGGAGGCGGCGGAGGCCAGCCGCAGCCAGGCCCGGGCCAAGGCTGGTCCAACTGGGAAAGCTTAGGGGGAACACTGACATCAGGACCTGCGGCAGCTTCGTGGCAGCCAAATCGACTTGATGTATTCGCCAGAGGAACGAGCGATCGTTTGTATCACAAATGGTGGAACGGCCGTCAGTGGAGCGACTGGGAGAATCTTGGCGGCACGTTAACATCAGCACCAGCAGCCGTGTCCTGGGGACCGAACCGAATCGATGTGTTCGCAAGAGGTACCGATGATACTCTCTACCACAAATGGTGGAATGGCAGTCAGTGGAGCGATTGGGAAAGCCTCGGCGGTACGTTAACGAGTGCCCCTGCTGTTTCTTCTCGTCGTTCAAACCAGCTAGATGTGTTTGTCAGAGGAACTAACAATCGCCTGTACAAGAAAACGTGGAACGGGTCGCGCTGGGAAGATTGGGAAGACCTTGGCGGCTCCCTATCATCAGCACCAGCAGCCGTATCTTGGGGACCGAACCGAATTGACGTCTTCGCCAGAGGCCAAAATCAAAATTTAATCCACAAATGGTGGAACGGCTCCAACTGGAGTAACTGGGAGAGCCTTGGCGGCACCTTGACATCAGGCCCTGCCGTTTCCTCCACACGCCCAAATCAACTGCAAGTTTTCGTCCGTGGCACGAACCGAAACCTTTATATGCGCACATGGAACGGTTCGATGTGGTCGAACTGGCAAAACCTTGGCGGATCACTGAATTCGGAGCCAGCAGCGGTATCCTGGGGGCCAAACCGGACTGATGTATTTGCGCGAGGAGATAATCGTGAACTGATCCACATTTATCGTGGGCAGTAA
- a CDS encoding DUF5392 family protein, protein MKLIKTDMPGFINKELEQLQKTVAPFMKKMSKYTLFSLPFIAVSLINLVYVLFVVPSHTSSLFTIGFYALLGAIGLALSKEARFQKKEMAKRSKEYIIERIHKSEVMSEHSKKEYVSLIKGQPFHTMNYFIKFLEEENRESRLQAY, encoded by the coding sequence ATGAAACTTATCAAAACGGATATGCCGGGTTTCATCAATAAAGAATTGGAACAACTGCAGAAAACCGTAGCGCCTTTTATGAAGAAAATGTCTAAGTACACGTTGTTCTCGCTGCCGTTCATTGCCGTTTCACTCATAAATTTAGTTTATGTACTCTTTGTTGTGCCAAGCCACACGAGCTCGCTGTTTACGATCGGATTTTATGCACTGCTTGGAGCTATCGGCCTCGCACTATCAAAAGAGGCCAGGTTTCAGAAGAAAGAAATGGCCAAACGGAGCAAAGAATACATCATCGAGCGTATTCATAAAAGTGAAGTGATGTCTGAGCACAGCAAAAAGGAATATGTGTCGCTCATTAAAGGCCAGCCTTTTCATACCATGAATTATTTTATTAAATTCTTGGAAGAGGAGAATCGGGAAAGCAGATTACAAGCCTATTAG